The Physeter macrocephalus isolate SW-GA chromosome 17, ASM283717v5, whole genome shotgun sequence nucleotide sequence TATGACTTAGCATTTTAGCAtgagcatttttatattaaatataacaaTTGTGAGCTCTTATCATATGTTGTGATTTGAAACATTTTTCACAATAAATCTTCTAATTGGGTGTAATGCCCCCCACGTACTTGCCTAACAGTGTTTTTCATCTTGTGAACACCGCCCCCCCCTTGCCCATTTAATGCCTGAGGATGtaaggatttttgtttatttatttgctttttgttccATTGACGAAGTGTCAGTGATTGAGAGCACAGGTTCTTGAGTTAAACTCCTGGATATAATCTTGGCTTCAGCTTGAGCAAATGTGAGTACTTGGGCCTTCGTTTCCCTATGCCCGTGATCCTAAAACTAGCATTTATCATAGTCACCTGGAAGCTTTGTTAAAACACGGTTTTCTGGGCCCATCTCCAGAGTTTTTGATTTTGTAGGGCTGGGGATAGGGcttaagaatctgcattttcatgagttcccagatgatgctgtgGTCTgcggaccatactttgagaaccacttccCTAAGCCTCAGATTCGTCATATGAAGCATAGATAATAGAATTTACCCAATAAGATggttgcaagaaaaaaatatctgtagAAGAGCTTATAATAGTTCCTGTACATGGTAAATACTCAGATGCTATCATAGTGACTCCTTAGAAAGACAGGAATTACAGAAAATGTAAAGGAGAGTATCCAGATAAAGGGGGTATGTTTATAAAGCGAACATCTTATGCAGTcatgttttgtcttttattatgtcCCTTCTAAGTTAAAAAGCTATGCTAACTTCCTCTtgattttttgaaacattttttcgTGTGTGCATTTGTCTGTATGCGTATAATCTCTAGTTGTACATATTTACTTTCATACTTAATTAGCTAATCGTACTTGATAAGCGATTACATCAGTGTATGTTCATGTATGTGGTCACAGGCCCATGTAATCACTAACCAGATCAACAGACAActtttccagaacttttccaGTGGATGTTTACTCTTCTCTCTGAGCTGTCTGGGAAAGGCAACCGCTATTCTGACTACTACCACCATAGGTTAGGTTTGCTTGTTTTGAACTTCATATACATTGAATCAACTCAATTAGAGTTCTTGTTGTACGGTTTCTTTTACAACTACAGTTTGGGGACATGAAGAATAAAGGTTCTGTGAACAcatgtgcatgtatcttttgcaGACCTAAGCACTGATTATTGTGGGCTTTCTAATCGGAGGTAAAATTGCTGTGTCATAGAGCACATGTGCTTAGTTAGCTGTCGCGAAAACCACCCGCAAGTTTGGCAGTGGTGTTTCCTCAATTtaaatttatctacttatttatttttggctgcgttgggtcttcgttgctgcgcgtgggctctctctagtcgcggcgagcggggtccgctcttcgttgtggtgcgcgggcttctcattgcggtgacttctgttgttgcagagctcgggctctagagtgcaggctcagtagttgtggctcgcgggctgtagagcacaggctcggtagttgtggcacgtgggctcagtagttgtggctcgcgggctgtagagcacaggctcggtagttgcggcacgtgggctcagtagttgcggcacgtgggctcagtagttgtggcacgcgggctccagagcacaggctcagtaattgtggtgcacgggcttagttactccgcggcatgtgggatcttcccggaccagggctcgaacccgtgtctcctgcattggcaggcagattctcaaccactgcgccaccagggaagcccctgttttctcAGTTTAACTCATGGCACCATGTAAGAGTTGTCCTTCATTGTGTGAAGTGCTTGTGCCTGTCTTTAATTTTCACCATTCTGATGGGGGTGTCGTTTTTTCTGTTCATCAGgttcttaatttgcatttctctgaagtCTAATGAGGTTGAAGGTCTTTCAatatgcttattggctatttggcCGTTCCTTTTTTGAAGTGCCTTTTccaaatcttttgatttccttccgTTGAGTTTTATCTTGCTTTAAtatgtcagggaggaagaaatgttcctctacccttctaggttcttctggctggcctAAGAATTGACATGAGACtgattaacaagaaaaaaatctgacagtTGTTTAATACCATATGTATAAATGGGAGAGAGTCAGGGAGACTGCCTAACTGGCCAGAATGGCCAAAACCCTTACCTTAagtaccatcttcagctaaagactgtcgactgaaaaagtattttcagggcttccctggtggcacagtggttgggagtccgcctgccgatgcaggggacacgggttcgtgccccggtccgggaggatcccacgtgccgcggagcggctgggcccgtgagccgtggccgctgcgcctgcgcgtccggagcctgcgctccgcgacgggagaggccacaacagtgagaggcccgcgtaccgcaaaaaaaaattttaaaaaaaatattttcaccacTTAAATGTTGAGAGTTATGTTATATTTAGGGGATATGCTGAGCACTTCAAGCCCGGGAGTCAGggtctcaagtaaccctgagagaacggctctgaggaggtgagggggcagctaggatatacaggagttctgcaacaaagggcaggtggTAGGAGCAAAAGGTTACCGTTAATAAAAGACAACCAGATATCTCGAGTTAAGGCACTTAGCGCTtctctatgtatgggaagatgcaagagtctgggcccACTGAAACCATTCCTTTGACAGGCACCTCGGCTATCTGGGGTCAGTACCCTGCGTTTtcccatcctgagttccctcagggctcaccgtggggagcggctgcagtctgatggctgctagatggcaggtattcttcgtttccttcctgagttcccccAGGGCTCACCAGCTCGCTGGTGGCTATAATCCCCGATGACTGTGACATTCTTTGTTTACAGATAtagcaggaaatattccatttctcaagacaaaagaggatgttgtgGGTAGCTGTTTGGGACTTCAGAGGGGAGAAAGGCAATTCACATGAAGACGGAAAAGCAAATGTTGGCTAAACGAGTGTTTGTTGGGCCAGGCAGGAACATAGAGTGGACTCTCATCTCCAGGCTCTGCTGAGTTTCCCCTGCCACACTTAGCTCGTGCTCTTTGCATGTACCTCTGGTGGTAGCTCTATTCCAAGAAGAGACCCTCTGTCTAAAATTTTTTACGAAGTTAGGGGGAAAGTCAAAGTTTCTCCCCGAGTCTTTTGGGCCCCCATTGTTTTCAGCTCAAGATAATGCACCTGATCAAGAGACGTTTTGGGGTACCAAGTTTTGCacccctacagtggaagctgTAGAATAATTTGGAAAGAACTGATACTATAATACAGAGCCTTCCAACTCATGAATGTTATTTCTCCATTTActgatgatttcttttctttctttctgttttttttctgggggggggggcgccacacggcgcagcttgtgggatcttagttccctgaccagggattgaacacaggcccttggcagtgaaaacacggagtcctaaccccAACATTGTTTTTACAAACTTGTGGCTCTCAGGGGAGAGATCGGATGCATGATCCTAGACTTATTCTTAGGTTTTGGTGTATATGTATGTAACTCTTCCCCCCAGCATATAGACCTGATCAATTCAGTCACTTCTAATAGCGTGTGTATTCTTCGGGTTTACTTTTGACATCACAGTTTAAGATGGATGAGCCAAGAAGGCAATATAGACTTAATAGTacaatctcgggcttccctggtggcgcagtggttgcgcgtccgcctgccgatgcaggggaaccgggttcgcgccccggtctgggaggatcccacatgccgcggagcggctgggcccgtgagccatggccgctgggcctgcgcgtccggagcctgtgctccgcgacgggagaggccaaagcagtgagaggcccgcgtaccgcaaaaaaaaaaaaaaaagtacaatctCTATGAAACTCACAtagtatgctaagtgaaggaagccagacacaaaaggccacattttATAATTCGACATATGTGAAATACACCAAATAGATAAATCCACCAGGACAGAATGCAGGTTATTGATGGCCAGGGactggggaaggggaaatggggaatgactgcttaaTGCGTATGGGGTATCTGTTCGGGGCGATGAAAGTCTTTGGACTAAATAGTGGTGATGGGGTTGCATAactctgaaaatgttttcaatgccactgaatcgtacacattaaagtggttaaaaatgttgtgtattttaccataataaaaacaaagtagacTCAAGAATACTTAAAAGTTCTCTTTATCTACAATAATGTCTAATCTAGGAAGCACAAATAGCCCTGTGGGTCGAGCTTTCATCCATGTGGGCTTAATGAAGTGTTCACAGTACAAAGAATAGATAACTCAAAGCTGGTGCAGCCGAATCTGGCCTCTACCCCGGTACCGAATCTCGGAGACAAGAGTTTTGAGTGAAGTAGAgaagaacagctttattgctttgccaggcaaagggggccacagcgggctcATGCCCTCGAAActgtgccccccgcccccttgGAGAGGGCAGTGCgaagttttatagcaatggttcaaagaggccgtgatcagctcgtggacatttcttctgactggttggtggggaggtaagtggAAGTCAGTCATCAACCTGCACGTTACAACTGGTCTGGGGTACACGTGCTTCTGGGCAGCATATCATCATTAactgttaacttctcccacctggagggggtttcagtatcggcaaaacagctcaaagatgtGGTTGTATGTATCCCTCGAGGGggagccaggaccctgccccgAGGCTGCACAAATGTTTCTCTTGACTATTTGCTTCTCCCTGGTCTCACATGTCCTCCTTCCCCGtaattaacaactgcttgaatctgctccttggagctcagggaaggtcatggaggccgaatgaaggctatttcctgtaatcaagagatgggggacacagaaaggctcgGTGCCCAGGAGTCCCACAGGGCCCTGCTAGGTATCATTGGGAGAGGCAAAAGGAGATTTGGGGGTTAGAAAAAGCAGGTGGAGAactactgccttttttttttttttggccatgcagcatgcaggatctgagttcccctatcagggatcgaacccacaccccctgcactggagtcttaaccactggaccgccagggaactacTGTCTTACAGTCGTAGCTTTGGTGTTTGGTCGTGTGCGTGGTAATTTTCCTCTTCTTGGTTCCTCTTTTCTGGTGTAGGGGAGCAAAACttaccaccccaaaatgtctctttggcgtgcagattatttcaagctgaaaacgATCAAGGCCCAAActactcaggaagaaactttcaCTTCCTCTTAACCACCTTAAGACTTTAGATAGAGACCCTGTTCCCAGAAcagagctatcaccagagatgTCTGCAAAGAACATGGGCTAAGGGTGGTGGGGAAACTCAGCAGGATCTGGAGATGAGAGTCTACTCTGGGTCCCATAGCTCCTGCTGGCCCAGCCCACATTTGTCTACCGaatatttgcttttccatttccaagagtatttccttcctcccctctgaagTCCCAAACCATTACCCTCAACGTCTTCGTTTGCTTAGCTGAGCTGGTATTTAAGGGGAGGGTTTCAGCCATGTTGGTGAGTAATTCACTTTTCCTGGGTCTGTGTCAcgtatatgttattaaaattgtttttttctcttgttaatccaTCTCATGTCAATTCAATTCTTAGACCAGCCGGAAGAACCCGGAAGGGTAGAGGAACATTACTTCCTCCCTGACACTCGTCCTTTACAGTATGAATTTTCCAGCTCAGTATAATCACGGCACCCCAATTCTCTCCCGTTACATATCAATATaggtgaagaggagagagagaaacacgaTGGAGAAATTTTCTGTTTGGAAGGATACACTTTGGCcaggagatgatggtggtttCCACAACATTACCCAGAGAAGCCCAAAGTTGATATCATACTTGAAGCCCCAAACGTCCATACAGTCAATGCCGCTCACAGTGGTGCTGCATGGTGCTGCCGGCGTCGGGAAAACCACAGTGGCAAAACAGCTAATGCTGGACTGGACACAGGACGACCAGGCACAGACATCCAGTTCCGCCTTCTATCTCAGCTGCAAGGACCTCAGCCACAAGGGGGCGTGCACTTTTGCAGAGCTCGTATCTGGGAGCAGGCCGGATTTGCAGGATGCTGTTCCAGGGATCCTCACCCAAGCACGGAAAATCCTGTTCATCATCGACGGCTTTGATGAGCTGAGCGTCCCCTCGGGGGCACTCATCCATGACATATGTGGCGACTGGAAGAAGCAGAAGCCAGCGCCCGTCCTTCTGGGAAGTTTgctgaagagaaaaatgttacCCAAGTCCACGTTAGTGATCACCGCTCGACCGGGGGCCCTGAGGGAGCTCCGGCTCTTGGTTGAACAGCCACTCTTCCTAGAAATCGAGGGGTTCTTGGAGCTGGACAGGAAGGCATATTTCTTGAAACACTTTGCAGAGGAGACTCAAGCCCTGCGAGCTTTTGACTTGATGAGGAAGAACGCAGCTCTGTTCCACATGGGCTCGGCGCCTGCTGTGTGCTGGATTGTCTGCACGTGTCTGAAACGGCAGATGGAGAAGGGGGAAGACCCTGCCTCGACCTGCCAGACCACCACGTCCCTGTTCCTGCGTTTCCTCTGCAGCCAGTTCACAGCAGCTCGCAGCAGCTGGCCCAGTGATTGTCTCCAGGCTCCGGTGAAGTCTGTGTGCCTCTTGGCTGCTGAGGGCATATGGACGCAGACGTCTGTGTTTGATGGAGAAGACCTCAGGAGACTTGGGGTAAAGGAGTCTGCCCTCTGTCCTTTCCTGGAcaagaacattctccagaagagCAAAGACTGTGAGGGCTGCTACTCTTTCATCCACCTCAGCGTCCAGCAGTTTCTTGCCGCCATGTTCTATGTcttggagacagaggaggaggaagaggatgtggGTGGCCACAGGTGCCACATTGGGGATATGAAGAAGCTGCTGTCCAAGGAAGGAAGACTAAAGAACCCCAGCCTGACCCAGGTGGGCTACTTCTTATTTGGCCTCTCCAACGAAGAAAGGGCCGTGGAGCTGGAGACAACTTTTGGCTGTCTAGTATCGATGGAGGTCAAGCAGCAGTTACTGAAATGCAGATTAGTGCCCCATGGGAAGAAACCCTTCTCAACCATGGACACGAAGGAGATTTTGTATTGTCTTTATGAATCTcaggaggaggagctggtggAGGATGCCATGGCCCCCGTCACGGAGATTTCTATCCACTTGACAAATACATCTGAAATGATGCAGTCTTCTTTCTGCCTTAAACATTGTCAAAACCTGCAGAAAATTTCACTGCGGGTAGGAAAGAGGATATTCCTGGAGAATGATACCACGTTGAAATCAGATGCTCAGGTTGAGAGGTAAGAACacgtttaaaaaatatatatattttttaatgttactagTTCCCCCATCTTCAGCCTCAGCCCACACTGTCTGAGGAAGAGGACAGAGTCCCTACTACTCCCTATGGCTTAGGGTCAGAATTCTGTGGAATGTCTGGCTGAAATTTCTTCCTGCCAACTCATCACCATTAAAGTTGGGAAACATGATGTTCGGATTAGGAATGGGGGCTTTGGAACCTTACTTTGTTTTAGtattatagttttatagtatactagtatatattatatatactataatacTATAGCATAGTATACTATAATACTATAGCATAATACTGTAGTATTATTTGTAGTATTATTATAGTTTCCATGTGGCAAATGGGCTCAGGACactctagacatttcatataacttCCCTCCCTGccaattctttcaaaaaatttgttttaatacatagccaccatgctgtacattacatcccaggaTTTAGTTATCTTATAACTGGGTGTTTGTGCCTTTTGATCAGctcaccactttttaaaaaaaaaaaattaataaatatatttatttatttatttttggccgcgttgggtcttcgttgccgcgcgcaggctttctctagttgcggcgagcgggggctactcctcgttgcagtgtgcgggcttctcattgcggtggcttctcttgttgtggcgcacagggttagttgctccgcggcacgtgggatcttcgcggaccagggcttgaacccatgtcccctgcattggcaggcggattcttaaccactgcgccaccagggaagtccgttaCTTGTCTTTTCGATGATAGtcattcttacaggtgtgaggtggtatctcactgtggttttgatttgtgtttccatggtgattagtgatgttgaatatttttcatgtccctgttgtccatttgtatgtcatctttggaaaaatgtctcttcaggtcctcGGCCCACGTGTTAcgatagtttttcttttctgttgagtTGAGTTgcctgagttctttatatatttgagatactaaccccttatcagacatacagtatgcaaacattttctcccatttagtaggttcatgtttattttgttgatgctttcctttgctgtgcagccTACCAATTCTTGTTGCTTTTCCTGTACGTGCTTTTCATAGGTGCTCTTGTCAATGCCTTCCTCCTAGGTCACAGCACGACCATCATTCTCTTCATCTCTGGGCAGATCTCTGCTCTGTGTTCAGTTCAAACAAGAACCTGAACTTTCTGGATGTGAGGGAAAGCTTTCTGAGTCACTCCTCAGTGAGGATTCTTTGTGAGCAGATAACCCATGTCACCTGTCATCTCCAGAAAGTCGTGTAAGTAGCAGCTGATCTTGCAGTGGTGATAGCCAGGTGTTTTAAATGTGGGAGCAGTACAGGTGCCCAGCCAGGCTCTGACCAGCCAGGTGCtcagaatgcaaagaaatgaaatggtTGCTGTCCTTAAATGTGTCTAGTTGGAGAATCATATTATGTTGAGTCATTTTTGTGAAATTTGGCCGCGAGTTTGGACGTTCCCGTACATCTGCTGTGGGGCGTATTCAAAACTCAGCCTATAGAAAATATAGCCACGTGCATGTTAGGAGAACTGGGTGGGAATTGGGGAAATACTCCAGAGAGGAAAGTTTCAAATATGTGAGTAAGAATGTGTTGAAGAAGCAATGGTGCACTTATGACTAATGTGTGGGATGGGATTGAGAAATTAGTCTGAGTAGAGTAGGTTGTGGCAGAAGCAAGTTAAGACGTGGGTCACCTGGGCAGGTGATTATTAGCACATCCTTTTAAACCAACACATGTTCTTTGTGATGATAGCTGTTCTGTCaggtgaagtgatatctcattgtgcttttgatggGCATTTCCCCAATTCGTGATGCTGAGCATAATTTTCATGTGATTATCTGTTGGCTCTCTGTATGTTTCCTTCCGAACAATGCCTActtagatcctctgcccatttttaattggattgtttattttttgatattaatcTGCATGAGTTCTCTATTTGGGATATTAACCCCTTCCTGGATATATTGTTTTGCAAATAgcttctcctattcagtagatTACCTTTTTGCTTTGCTGGTTTCCTTcactttgcaaaagcttttcagcttgttagtcccatttgttttctgttttggtttccttGTCTGATTATACAAATCCAAAAAAGTATTTCTAAGAGCAACGTCAAAGAGTCCTGCgtgttttcttcttggagttttatggtttcagaacttaagtttaaatctttaatccattttgagtttatttttgtatatggtgtgaggaaatggtctggtttcattcttttacatgtagctgtctcgTCCCCCAGtccccaaagggaaaaaaaaaaacaaaaggaaaacacagaacaTGTTCAGGGGATAAACTTTATAAGTTACGTTTAAAATTACACAGATACTTTGAAACTTCCCCCAAACCAACATACCTTAGAAGGCTTAATTAAGGCACTGAAAAGGTTGTGTTATTTACTTGGACAAATGGCTATGCCAAACGTCACCTGACTGTACCTGCTGATGTCAGGTGACATGTATCTGGTTCATCTCAGAATGCCGTAGGACTTGTGTGGACAAGGCCACAAAAATCTAACATAGGTTGGTGCCAGAAAAGGTGGCAATTTCTTCTGTATGACTTTGAAAAGTTTACATTGTTCTGGTTTTATAAGGTGTGCATGAGAGAATAAAAACTAGGAGGTACATTTAATTTGTTCCACTAAGAGTTTAGGACCCTTTAGGCAGGAGCTTTGAACAGTAGCATCTCCCTTATTCTGGCTCTCTCTGTgctgaaatttaattttgaacTTCTTCTCAATGAGCCACAGGGAATGTTCATTATCTACAAGTGAAGCGTTGAGGGTTATTAGACGGAATGCCTGTTTATGGAGAAAAGTatttcatggtgtgtgtgtgggggtgaaCTGCCAGGTTTGGAGGTACTAGATAAAAACAGATTAAGAGGACTTTCCTGGTGCCGcagtcagtggttaagaatcttcctgccgaCGCAGatgacatgggttcgatccctggtccaggaagatcccacatgccacagagcaactaagcccgtgtgccacaactactgagcccacgagcctagagcccatgctctgcagcaagagaagccaccgcagtgagaagcccgcacacctcaatgaagagtagccctgctcgccgcaactagagaaagcccgcgtgcagcaacgaagacccaacacagccataaataaataaataaataaataaaaaataaataataaataagtaaatttatattttaaaaaaaccaggtTAAGAAgctctaaaaacaaaaaggactttcctggtgccgcagtcagtggttaagaatcttcctgccgaCGCAGacgacatgggttcgatccctggtccaggaagatcccacatgccacagagcaactaagcccgtgtgccacaactactgagcccacgagcctagagcccatgctctgcagcaagagaagccaccgcagtgagaagcccgcacacctcaatgaagagtagccctgctcgccgcaactagagaaagcctgtgtgcagcaacgaagacccaacacagccataagtaaataaataaataaataaaaaataaataataaataagtaaatttatatttttaaaaaaccaggtTAAGAagctctaaaaacaaaaatgaaaatgaagatctGAAATAAGATTGTAGTGGAAGAGGCATTTCTATTCcaggtgttgattttttttttcccccctcaaattAGGGTGGATTAAGCATGCTTTAAAAAGAGGCCCTGACAAAAGTCCTTTTCCCAGTTATTTCCTACTATCTACACAGGAAAACTTATGAGCTATCTTCATTATTGTATAACATGAGGTTGACAGAGTCTTATTCTCAAGAAGGTGGCACAGTTAGGTGCTGGGAAAAtcttttttaaacactgaaatgTTTCTTGAAGCCCAGAGTTTGATTAGAGAAAATTATATTCCACTTAAGATTGATtcaaatcccatttaaaatcctACAGTCATGCTAGatgacaggaaaataaaaaacaaacaacgctttaaaaaaaatttttattgtatagttgacttacaatgttgtgttaatttcttctgtacaacaaagtgattcagttacacatacatatatatatatatatatatatatattttttttttttttcttggtacgcgggcccctcactgctgtggcctctcccgttgtggagcacaggctccggacgcgcaggctcagcggccatggctcacgggcccagccgctccgcggcatgtgggatcttcccggaccggggcacgaacccgtgtcccctgcatcggcaggtggactctcaaccattgtgccgccagggaagccctatatatattctttttcatattcttttccattatgatttattataggatattgaatataattccctgtgctatacagtaggaccttgttgtttatctatcctcTATataaatagtttgcatctgctaatcccaaactcccaattcttcCCTCTCACACcgcccctcctccttggcaaccaccagtctgttctctgtgtctctaagtctgtttctgtttcgtagatatgttcgtttgtgtcatattttagattccacatataagtggcatcatatggtattagtctttctctgcttggcttacttcacttagtataataatctctaggtccatccatgtggctgcaaatggcattatttcattcttttttatggctaagtagtattccatcgtatatataccACAAGTTCTTTaccccatcggcaggcggacgcgcaaccactgcgccaccagggaagccccctgtagacttcttaatgatggccattctgaccagtgtcat carries:
- the LOC102993187 gene encoding NACHT, LRR and PYD domains-containing protein 2; the protein is MEKFSVWKDTLWPGDDGGFHNITQRSPKLISYLKPQTSIQSMPLTVVLHGAAGVGKTTVAKQLMLDWTQDDQAQTSSSAFYLSCKDLSHKGACTFAELVSGSRPDLQDAVPGILTQARKILFIIDGFDELSVPSGALIHDICGDWKKQKPAPVLLGSLLKRKMLPKSTLVITARPGALRELRLLVEQPLFLEIEGFLELDRKAYFLKHFAEETQALRAFDLMRKNAALFHMGSAPAVCWIVCTCLKRQMEKGEDPASTCQTTTSLFLRFLCSQFTAARSSWPSDCLQAPVKSVCLLAAEGIWTQTSVFDGEDLRRLGVKESALCPFLDKNILQKSKDCEGCYSFIHLSVQQFLAAMFYVLETEEEEEDVGGHRCHIGDMKKLLSKEGRLKNPSLTQVGYFLFGLSNEERAVELETTFGCLVSMEVKQQLLKCRLVPHGKKPFSTMDTKEILYCLYESQEEELVEDAMAPVTEISIHLTNTSEMMQSSFCLKHCQNLQKISLRVGKRIFLENDTTLKSDAQVERSQHDHHSLHLWADLCSVFSSNKNLNFLDVRESFLSHSSVRILCEQITHVTCHLQKVVIKNVSPADAYRDFCLAFIGKKTLTHLVLEGSVHSDEMLLLLLCEILKHPRCNLQYLRLGSCSDTPQRWADFCSALKINQSLKCLDLTASEFPDEGVKLLCSTLRHPRWCFLQKLSLENCHLTEACCKELSSALIVNQRLTHLCLGKNNLGVGGVKILCEGLSYPGCQLQTLVLCHCNINRHGCKYISKLLQGDSSLTNLDLGFNPIATGLCFLSEALKKPNCNLKCLGLWGCSITPFNCQDLASALISNQSLETLDLGQNVLGQSGIMMLLEALKQKNGRLKTLRLKIDKSTVEIQQLLKDVKESNPELTIECNNARTARSLCCDFLS